A single Dasypus novemcinctus isolate mDasNov1 chromosome 4, mDasNov1.1.hap2, whole genome shotgun sequence DNA region contains:
- the SLC5A3 gene encoding sodium/myo-inositol cotransporter isoform X1, with amino-acid sequence MRAVLETADIAIVALYFILVMCIGFFAMWKSNRSTVSGYFLAGRSMTWVAIGASLFVSNIGSEHFIGLAGSGAASGFAVGAWEFNALLLLQLLGWVFIPIYIRSGVYTMPEYLSKRFGGHRIQVYFAALSLLLYIFTKLSVDLYSGALFIQESLGWNLYVSVILLIGMTALLTVTGGLVAVIYTDTLQALLMIIGALTLMIISIMEIGGFEEVKRRYMLASPNVPSILLTYNLSNTNSCNVHPKKDALKMLRDPSDEDVPWPGFVLGQTPASVWYWCADQVIVQRVLAAKNIAHAKGSTLMAGFLKLLPMFIIVVPGMISRILFADDIACINPEHCLQVCGSRAGCSNIAYPRLVMKLVPVGLRGLMMAVMIAALMSDLDSIFNSASTIFTLDVYKLIRKSASSRELMIVGRIFVAFMVVISIAWVPIIVEMQGGQMYLYIQEVADYLTPPVAALFLLAIFWKRCNEQGAFYGGMAGFVLGAVRLILAFTYRAPECDQPDNRPSFIKDIHYMYVATALFWVTGLITIIVSLLTPPPTKEQIRTTTFWSKKSLVVKENCTPKDEPYKMQEKNILRCSENSEAINHIIPSGKSEDSIKGLQPEDVNLLVTCREEGNPVASLGHSEAETPVDAYSNGQAALMGEKERQKEAEDGGRYWKFIDWFCGFKSKSLSKRSLRDLMDEEAVCLQMLEETPQVKLILNIGLFAVCSLGIFMFVYFSL; translated from the coding sequence ATGCGGGCTGTACTGGAGACAGCAGACATTGCCATAGTGGCTCTGTATTTTATCCTGGTCATGTGCATTGGTTTTTTTGCCATGTGGAAATCTAATAGAAGCACCGTGAGTGGATACTTCCTGGCGGGGCGCTCTATGACTTGGGTAGCTATCGGTGCCTCGCTATTTGTGAGCAATATTGGGAGTGAGCActtcattgggctggcaggatcTGGAGCTGCAAGTGGATTTGCAGTGGGCGCATGGGAATTCAATGCCTTACTGCTTTTGCAACTTCTGGGATGGGTTTTCATCCCAATTTACATCCGGTCAGGGGTATACACCATGCCCGAATACTTGTCCAAGCGATTTGGTGGCCATAGGATTCAGGTCTATTTTGCAGCCTTGTCTCTACTTCTTTATATCTTCACCAAACTCTCAGTGGATCTGTATTCAGGTGCCCTGTTCATCCAAGAGTCTTTGGGTTGGAACCTTTACGTGTCTGTCATCCTGCTCATTGGCATGACTGCCTTGCTGACTGTCACCGGAGGCCTTGTTGCAGTCATCTACACAGACACTCTGCAGGCTCTGCTTATGATTATTGGGGCACTCACACTTATGATTATTAGTATAATGGAGATTGGTGGGTTTGAGGAAGTTAAGAGAAGGTACATGTTGGCCTCACCTAATGTCCCCTCCATCTTGTTGACATACAACCTTTCCAACACAAATTCTTGTAATGTCCACCCTAAGAAAGATGCCCTGAAAATGTTGCGAGATCCATCAGATGAAGATGTTCCTTGGCCTGGATTTGTTCTTGGGCAGACTCCAGCTTCAGTGTGGTACTGGTGTGCTGACCAAGTCATCGTGCAGAGGGTCCTAGCCGCCAAAAACATTGCTCATGCCAAAGGCTCTACTCTTATGGCTGGTTTCTTGAAGCTTCTGCCAATGTTTATCATAGTGGTTCCAGGAATGATCTCCAGGATACTGTTTGCTGATGACATAGCTTGCATCAACCCAGAGCACTGCTTGCAAGTGTGTGGAAGCCGAGCTGGTTGTTCCAATATTGCCTACCCACGCCTGGTGATGAAATTGGTTCCTGTGGGCCTCCGGGGCCTAATGATGGCGGTGATGATTGCAGCTCTGATGAGTGACTTGGACTCTATCTTTAACAGTGCCAGTACCATATTCACTCTTGACGTGTACAAACTCATCCGCAAAAGTGCAAGCTCCCGGGAACTAATGATTGTCGGGAGGATATTTGTGGCTTTTATGGTGGTGATCAGCATTGCATGGGTGCCGATCATTGTGGAGATGCAAGGAGGCCAGATGTATCTTTACATTCAGGAGGTCGCAGATTACCTGACACCCCCAGTTGCAGCCCTGTTCCTTCTGGCAATTTTCTGGAAGCGCTGTAATGAACAGGGGGCTTTCTATGGTGGAATGGCTGGCTTTGTTCTTGGAGCAGTTCGTTTAATACTGGCCTTTACCTACCGTGCCCCAGAATGTGACCAACCTGATAACAGGCCAAGCTTCATCAAAGACATCCATTACATGTATGTGGCCACGGCCTTGTTTTGGGTCACAGGACTTATTACTATAATTGTCAGCCTTCTCACGCCACCTCCCACAAAGGAACAGATTCGCACCACCACCTTTTGGTCAAAGAAGAGTCTGGTTGTTAAAGAGAACTGCACCCCGAAAGATGAACCGTATAAAATGCAAGAGAAGAACATTCTGAGATGCAGTGAGAATAGTGAGGCCATCAACCACATCATCCCCAGTGGGAAATCTGAAGACAGCATTAAGGGCCTTCAACCTGAAGATGTTAATCTGTTGGTTACCTGCAGAGAAGAGGGGAACCCAGTGGCTTCCTTAGGTCATTCAGAGGCAGAAACGCCAGTAGATGCTTATTCCAATGGACAAGCAGCTCTCATGggtgagaaagagagacagaaagaagcagAGGATGGAGGTCGATACTGGAAGTTCATAGACTGGTTTTGTGGCTTTAAAAGTAAGAGCCTCAGCAAGAGGAGTCTCAGAGACCTGATGGATGAGGAGGCTGTTTGTTTACAAATGTTGGAAGAGACTCCACAAGTTAAACTAATACTGAACATTGGACTTTTTGCTGTATGTTCACTTGgaattttcatgtttgtttatttttccttatga
- the SLC5A3 gene encoding sodium/myo-inositol cotransporter isoform X2: MPRYELALILKAMQRMLPTASPSDSPDRPSAPSPEPTPRLTRRERRRCRLLAHRMNQLTINSPEDPHQPQILRLLRLARAQASSTTPPAQNTSILLHILIIMLSLASSTTANLNYQPFNWTLSQFDKFISFNVTVGAPSFTLPFCQLAGFQPKHQAANLRSFVNCEKLGPTREETIVSSATGFYICPASTLDCQDPTSFFCPSWGCETIAYGWSGAPNKDPHLFLSSTTPLQTNLSASITFSIKNPNDDQWLTGRTWGARLYAHGHDHGSLFTIQKRHTTTSARSPAISPNQVLDPPKAQLPSPPPSDTPPASTSLSSHAPMPRLPFIKLINAAYASLNASHPNLT; the protein is encoded by the coding sequence ATGCTGCCCACTGCCTCGCCTTCAGACTCACCTGACCGCCCATCAGCGCCCAGCCCAGAGCCTACTCCTCGGCTCACCCGCCGTGAACGCCGCCGCTGCCGCCTCCTTGCCCATCGCATGAACCAGTTAACCATCAATAGCCCTGAGGATCCCCACCAGCCGCAGATACTTCGCCTCCTCCGGCTTGCCCGTGCCCAGGCATCATCTACCACTCCCCCTGCCCAGAATACTTCCATCCTCCTTCACATCCTCATCATAATGCTTTCCCTCGCCTCCTCCACTACCGCCAACCTGAATTACCAACCTTTCAACTGGACTCTTTCTCAGTTTGACAAATTCATCTCCTTCAATGTGACCGTAGGCGCCCCCTCCTTTACCCTGCCCTTTTGTCAGCTCGCTGGCTTCCAGCCCAAGCATCAAGCAGCAAACCTGCGCTCCTTTGTCAATTGCGAAAAACTTGGCCCCACTCGTGAGGAGACTATAGTCTCATCCGCCACTGGTTTCTATATCTGCCCTGCTTCCACTCTTGACTGCCAAGATCCGACAAGTTTCttctgcccctcctggggctgcGAGACAATAGCTTACGGCTGGTCCGGAGCCCCAAACAAAGATCCCCATCTCTTTCTCTCAAGCACCACCCCCCTACAAACCAACCTGTCCGCCAGCATCACATTTTCAATCAAAAATCCCAATGATGATCAATGGTTGACTGGCCGCACGTGGGGAGCTCGCCTATATGCACACGGTCATGACCACGGCAGCCTCTTCACCATACAAAAGCGCCATACAACCACCTCAGCACGTTCCCCTGCTATCAGCCCAAATCAAGTTCTTGACCCCCCTAAGGCTCAACTTCCTTCTCCCCCTCCATCTGACACCCCCCCTGCCAGCacctccctcagctcccatgcCCCTATGCCTCGCTTGCCCTTCATTAAACTAATCAATGCCGCATATGCCTCTCTAAACGCGTCTCACCCCAACCTAACTTGA